The proteins below are encoded in one region of Buttiauxella gaviniae:
- a CDS encoding cobalamin-independent methionine synthase II family protein translates to MPQSLSHRAPFRADIVGSFLRPAAIKNARVAFASGDIDASQLRKIEDEAIRASVEQQCACGLHVVTDGEFRRAWWHFDFFDGLQGVERYESEQGIQFNGVQTKAHSVRVVGKLGFGTHPMLDDFRYLKSISGDAVPKMTIPSPSVLHFRGGRNAIDSNVYPDLNVYFDDLATTWRDAIQAFYAAGCRYLQLDDTVWAYLCSDAQRKEIRERGDDPDELAHIYAQVLNKALEGKPDDLVVGLHVCRGNFRSTWISEGGYEPVAEVLFGSVNVDAFFLEYDNDRSGDFAPLRFVRPGHQQVVLGLITTKNGELENPELIQARINEAAQYVDLNQICLSPQCGFASTEEGNSLTPEQQWDKVRLVTGVAEKVW, encoded by the coding sequence ATGCCACAGTCCTTATCGCATCGCGCACCTTTCCGAGCCGACATCGTCGGGAGTTTTTTACGTCCTGCCGCGATCAAAAATGCCCGCGTGGCGTTCGCCTCAGGGGATATAGATGCCAGCCAGTTGCGTAAAATTGAAGATGAAGCGATTCGTGCGTCGGTTGAGCAGCAATGTGCCTGCGGCCTGCATGTGGTGACTGACGGGGAATTTCGCCGTGCCTGGTGGCATTTTGATTTCTTCGACGGCCTGCAAGGCGTGGAGCGTTATGAGTCAGAGCAGGGCATCCAGTTCAACGGCGTACAGACCAAAGCGCATAGCGTGCGGGTGGTGGGCAAACTTGGCTTCGGCACGCACCCCATGCTGGATGATTTTCGCTACCTGAAGAGCATCAGCGGTGACGCGGTGCCAAAAATGACCATTCCAAGCCCGAGCGTGCTGCATTTCCGCGGCGGCCGCAATGCCATCGACAGTAATGTTTACCCTGATTTAAACGTCTATTTTGACGATCTCGCCACCACCTGGCGCGATGCGATTCAGGCATTTTACGCAGCCGGATGCCGCTATCTGCAACTCGATGACACCGTCTGGGCCTACTTATGTTCAGATGCACAACGTAAAGAGATTCGCGAACGAGGCGATGATCCTGATGAACTGGCGCACATTTACGCCCAGGTGCTGAATAAAGCATTAGAAGGGAAGCCGGATGATTTGGTTGTCGGGCTGCATGTTTGCCGCGGTAACTTCCGTTCAACGTGGATTTCAGAAGGCGGCTACGAGCCGGTAGCGGAAGTGCTGTTTGGCTCAGTCAATGTCGACGCCTTTTTCCTTGAGTATGACAACGACCGTTCAGGCGATTTTGCACCGCTGCGCTTTGTGCGCCCGGGCCATCAGCAGGTCGTTTTAGGGCTGATCACCACTAAAAATGGCGAGTTGGAAAACCCGGAGTTGATTCAGGCGCGTATAAATGAAGCGGCGCAATATGTCGATCTCAACCAAATCTGCCTCAGCCCGCAGTGCGGTTTTGCTTCAACAGAAGAGGGTAATAGCCTGACGCCTGAGCAGCAGTGGGACAAAGTCCGGCTGGTGACGGGGGTTGCTGAGAAGGTTTGGTAA
- a CDS encoding bestrophin family protein, whose protein sequence is MIVRPHQHWFTRLFVWHGSVLQKIYSRLLLNLALSISVIFFLPWYEALGIKLTIAPFSILGVAIAIFLGFRNSACYARFNEARTLWGQLAITQRSFLREAKSLLGTDERQIKHFVNLQTAFCHALRLTLRKQPNEATLKKYLTQEELQWVLKSHAPCNRILQLMADWLADKRKQGLISDVVWSSLNHHLNELSAVAGGCERIAGTPVPFAYTLILHRTVYLFCIMLPFALVTDLHYMTPFLSVFISYTFISLDTLAEELEEPFGTEDNDLPLDAICNTIERDLHDMDESENLPEKLRPNRHYQLS, encoded by the coding sequence ATGATTGTTCGCCCGCATCAACACTGGTTTACCCGCCTGTTTGTCTGGCATGGTTCGGTTCTGCAAAAAATCTATTCTCGTCTGCTACTGAATCTGGCGCTGTCGATTAGCGTGATTTTCTTTTTGCCGTGGTATGAAGCGCTTGGCATAAAGCTCACTATCGCGCCGTTTAGTATTCTCGGCGTGGCGATTGCCATCTTCTTAGGGTTCAGAAACAGCGCCTGTTATGCGCGTTTTAACGAGGCGCGTACGCTGTGGGGGCAACTGGCGATCACGCAGCGCTCTTTTTTGCGTGAAGCAAAAAGCCTGCTGGGCACGGATGAGCGCCAGATTAAACATTTTGTGAATTTGCAGACGGCTTTTTGCCATGCTCTACGGTTGACGCTGCGCAAGCAACCTAATGAAGCGACATTAAAAAAATATCTGACGCAGGAAGAGCTCCAGTGGGTGCTGAAAAGCCACGCGCCGTGTAATCGCATTTTGCAGCTAATGGCGGACTGGCTGGCGGATAAACGTAAACAGGGGCTGATTTCTGATGTGGTCTGGAGCAGTCTGAATCATCATCTTAATGAGCTTTCGGCGGTTGCCGGTGGCTGCGAACGTATTGCCGGAACGCCTGTGCCATTTGCCTACACGCTGATTTTGCATCGCACCGTGTATCTGTTTTGCATCATGTTGCCGTTTGCGTTGGTCACCGATCTGCATTACATGACGCCGTTTTTATCGGTGTTTATTTCCTATACGTTTATTTCGCTCGATACCCTGGCAGAAGAGCTTGAGGAGCCGTTTGGCACCGAAGATAACGATCTGCCGCTGGATGCGATTTGCAACACCATCGAACGCGATTTACACGATATGGACGAGAGTGAAAATCTGCCAGAGAAGTTGCGCCCGAACCGGCATTATCAGCTTAGTTAA
- a CDS encoding LysR family transcriptional regulator → MNYSPESLEAFLQAVETGSFSAAARKLKKSQSTISSAIANLEADLGVTLFDRQSRQPVLTTQGQHVLPYIESIVAASERLNEVSVRLAGNVEPRLSFVLSDVWQTAHHESILQRFSQRFPDIEFECLIAEDEDVIDLIQIGRAHVGVLRVQPRYPVDVTVARLQVGAEMAIYIHRTHELANRNVVEMDALHTERQLCLSTFTDPTRNKRGGPMWSSPSLLMLLEMAEQGFGWGILPRWLVEQFGHDVLQELPVAGWPQCIDVDVLWSNKTPPGPAGRWMIDQLRAQNP, encoded by the coding sequence ATGAACTACTCTCCTGAATCTCTTGAAGCCTTTTTGCAAGCGGTAGAAACCGGATCTTTCTCTGCCGCTGCCCGTAAGCTCAAGAAAAGCCAGTCGACGATCAGCAGCGCGATTGCCAATCTGGAAGCGGATTTAGGCGTAACGTTATTTGACCGTCAAAGCCGCCAGCCCGTGTTAACGACGCAGGGGCAACACGTTTTGCCCTATATAGAGTCGATTGTGGCGGCAAGCGAACGGTTGAATGAAGTCTCGGTACGCCTTGCCGGAAACGTCGAACCGCGCCTGAGTTTTGTGCTCTCAGATGTCTGGCAAACAGCACATCACGAATCCATTCTCCAGCGTTTTTCGCAGCGCTTTCCGGATATCGAATTTGAATGTTTGATAGCCGAAGATGAAGATGTCATCGACCTGATTCAGATAGGCCGTGCGCATGTGGGCGTGCTGCGAGTGCAGCCGCGTTACCCGGTGGATGTCACCGTTGCACGTTTGCAGGTCGGGGCGGAGATGGCGATTTATATTCACCGCACACATGAGCTGGCAAACAGAAATGTGGTTGAAATGGACGCGTTACATACCGAACGCCAGCTTTGCCTGAGTACCTTCACTGACCCAACGCGCAATAAACGCGGAGGCCCGATGTGGTCTTCACCGTCACTGTTAATGCTGTTAGAGATGGCTGAGCAAGGATTCGGCTGGGGGATTTTACCGCGCTGGCTGGTTGAGCAATTTGGGCATGATGTTTTGCAGGAGTTGCCCGTTGCAGGCTGGCCGCAGTGTATTGATGTGGATGTGTTGTGGTCGAATAAAACGCCACCCGGCCCTGCGGGGCGCTGGATGATTGATCAATTGCGGGCACAAAATCCTTAA
- the ftrA gene encoding transcriptional regulator FtrA: MQNPFVVALAYDGLCTFEFGVAVEVFGLPRPEMGDNWYRFAVAGLETGELRATGGIRIAVDGGLALLEQAGTIIVPGWRGADEPVPPALCEALRTAHARGARIMSICSGVFVLAAAGLLDGLPASTHWRYTEKLQQRYPKIQVMPDVLYIDNGSVLTSAGSAAGIDLSLHLVRRDYGAGAANSVARRLVIPPHRVGGQAQFIEQPVPVAYESTRLSPLFDYLQAHLADEHSVESLAAFTGMSPRTFLRRFSAATGTTPARWLLTMRLTRCRDLLESSTLSVEDIAERVGFGSAATLRHHFRARLSKTPAAYRKAFTSRNEKLITSSETT, encoded by the coding sequence TTGCAAAACCCTTTTGTTGTTGCCCTGGCGTATGACGGCCTGTGTACCTTTGAATTTGGCGTCGCCGTTGAAGTCTTTGGCCTGCCGCGCCCGGAAATGGGTGATAACTGGTATCGCTTTGCCGTCGCGGGTCTGGAAACCGGTGAGCTACGCGCCACCGGCGGTATACGGATTGCGGTCGACGGTGGCCTCGCTTTACTGGAACAAGCAGGAACCATTATTGTGCCCGGCTGGCGCGGTGCCGACGAGCCGGTTCCTCCCGCGCTGTGTGAAGCCTTGCGAACCGCACATGCGCGTGGGGCGAGAATTATGTCAATTTGCTCCGGCGTGTTTGTACTGGCAGCCGCCGGTTTGCTGGACGGTTTACCGGCCTCCACACACTGGCGCTATACCGAAAAACTGCAACAGCGTTACCCCAAAATTCAGGTGATGCCGGATGTGCTCTATATCGACAACGGTTCCGTGCTGACCTCCGCAGGCAGTGCGGCAGGTATAGATCTGAGTTTGCACCTGGTGCGGCGTGATTATGGCGCGGGTGCGGCGAACAGCGTTGCCCGCAGGCTGGTAATCCCCCCTCATCGTGTCGGCGGGCAAGCGCAGTTTATCGAGCAGCCCGTTCCGGTCGCCTATGAAAGCACGCGCCTGAGTCCGCTGTTTGATTACCTGCAGGCTCATCTTGCCGATGAACATTCGGTGGAATCCCTGGCCGCGTTCACCGGCATGAGCCCGCGAACTTTTTTACGGCGTTTTTCTGCCGCTACCGGCACCACACCCGCACGCTGGCTGCTAACTATGCGGCTGACCCGCTGCCGTGATTTGCTGGAAAGCAGCACGCTGTCTGTAGAGGATATTGCCGAGCGCGTGGGCTTTGGCAGCGCGGCCACGCTACGCCACCATTTTCGCGCCAGGCTCTCGAAGACTCCTGCGGCTTACCGCAAGGCATTTACTTCACGTAACGAAAAATTGATTACTTCTAGCGAAACAACGTGA
- a CDS encoding methyl-accepting chemotaxis protein, translated as MTVRRFSILVFSTLLLIFLASTASNIWALTRSNQSLDNVNREIRVVLSVIDPINHSRTLRVRAMEALEEREQGSNDQGQLALNGAQQVLDKANTAFRAYLDAPKQPGEQVLSDAYQSSFVNYREQGLQPLLDAVKANDVARARALVTTTLPQLDKQFEVALDKLLTFREHYAQQLNKDAQSGFSQSLFSIAIFALIFIVILGAVFMLLKNRVLTELDKAKTHCTEIANGLLHTPIVAKANDEIGAMMRELEQMRVSLASIIGQVRESSQTVAYASEEIAAGNTDLSARTEEQASSLGETAASMEQLTVTVKLTSDNSRQANKLASGMLVAANDGNEIVSEVIDSMRNIESSSSKIDNIISIIEDIAFQTNILALNAAVEAARAGEQGRGFAVVASEVRNLAQRSSVAAKEIKELIELSGEQVHIGSDLVNRAGESMQRISNAIKQVTELMEEIAVSTGEQSRGIEQINQAVVQMDVVTQQNAALVEQASAAAMSLKEQSQALNETVAVFKLA; from the coding sequence ATGACAGTAAGGCGTTTTTCGATTTTAGTTTTCAGCACGTTACTGCTGATCTTCTTAGCCAGTACCGCCTCTAACATCTGGGCGTTAACCCGCAGTAATCAGTCTCTGGACAACGTAAACCGGGAAATTCGTGTGGTGCTTTCGGTTATCGATCCGATTAACCATAGCCGCACACTGCGCGTTCGTGCCATGGAAGCGTTAGAAGAGCGTGAACAGGGTTCCAACGATCAAGGGCAACTGGCATTAAACGGCGCTCAGCAGGTGCTGGATAAGGCCAACACCGCTTTCCGGGCTTATCTTGACGCCCCGAAGCAGCCGGGTGAACAAGTGTTAAGCGATGCGTATCAAAGCAGTTTTGTGAATTATCGCGAGCAGGGTTTGCAGCCGTTGTTGGATGCGGTGAAAGCCAACGACGTTGCTCGGGCGCGAGCGCTGGTAACCACCACGCTGCCGCAACTGGATAAACAGTTTGAAGTGGCGCTGGATAAGCTGCTGACCTTCCGCGAACATTACGCCCAGCAGTTGAACAAAGACGCACAATCCGGTTTCAGCCAGAGTCTTTTCAGCATCGCCATTTTTGCGCTGATATTTATCGTGATTCTGGGCGCTGTTTTCATGCTGCTGAAAAACCGCGTGTTAACCGAGTTGGATAAAGCCAAAACGCATTGCACCGAAATCGCCAACGGCCTGCTGCATACGCCGATTGTCGCGAAAGCCAATGACGAAATTGGCGCGATGATGCGTGAGCTTGAACAGATGCGCGTTTCTCTGGCGAGCATTATTGGCCAGGTGCGCGAATCAAGCCAAACGGTGGCATATGCGTCTGAAGAGATTGCCGCCGGTAATACGGATTTGTCTGCCCGCACTGAGGAACAAGCATCGTCCCTGGGCGAAACGGCGGCCAGCATGGAACAGCTTACCGTCACGGTGAAACTTACGTCGGACAACTCCCGTCAGGCGAACAAGCTCGCCAGCGGGATGTTAGTTGCGGCAAATGACGGGAATGAGATTGTCAGCGAAGTGATTGATTCGATGCGTAATATCGAATCCAGCTCCAGCAAAATCGACAATATTATTAGCATCATTGAGGATATTGCTTTCCAGACCAATATTCTGGCGCTGAACGCCGCAGTGGAAGCCGCGCGCGCCGGGGAGCAAGGCCGTGGGTTTGCAGTGGTCGCCAGCGAAGTTCGCAATCTCGCGCAGCGTTCGTCCGTTGCCGCGAAAGAAATTAAAGAGTTGATTGAGCTTTCGGGCGAGCAGGTCCACATCGGTAGCGATCTGGTGAATCGTGCGGGCGAAAGCATGCAGCGGATTTCCAATGCGATTAAGCAAGTGACTGAGCTGATGGAAGAGATTGCGGTGTCTACCGGCGAGCAGAGCCGTGGCATTGAGCAGATCAACCAGGCCGTGGTGCAGATGGATGTGGTTACCCAGCAGAACGCCGCGTTGGTTGAACAGGCGTCGGCAGCGGCGATGTCATTGAAAGAGCAGTCGCAGGCGCTGAATGAAACTGTTGCGGTGTTTAAGTTGGCTTGA
- a CDS encoding DUF1993 domain-containing protein, which translates to MSIYSETNAQFILGLSNLSAILDKAAAWAKENGKTEESLLEAALAADMYPLVRQVQITTDMAKRAVARLANVDAPVMEDNETSFAQLQARISATVAFMKGITDAQLDGDDERPIVVMAREHELRFTARGYVYKFATPNFYFHFTTAYDILRQAGVPLGKRDFVGPIF; encoded by the coding sequence ATGTCGATTTACAGCGAAACCAATGCGCAGTTCATCCTGGGTTTAAGCAACTTGTCTGCCATCCTTGATAAAGCAGCCGCCTGGGCGAAAGAGAATGGCAAAACCGAAGAGAGCCTGTTGGAAGCAGCTTTGGCGGCAGATATGTATCCTCTGGTGCGCCAGGTACAAATTACCACTGATATGGCAAAACGTGCCGTTGCACGTCTGGCGAATGTTGACGCGCCGGTGATGGAAGATAACGAAACCAGCTTTGCGCAGCTTCAGGCGCGCATCAGCGCAACGGTCGCGTTCATGAAAGGGATTACCGACGCGCAGTTAGATGGCGACGACGAGCGCCCAATCGTGGTGATGGCCCGCGAGCACGAGCTACGTTTTACCGCCCGCGGTTACGTGTATAAATTTGCGACCCCGAACTTCTATTTCCACTTCACCACCGCCTACGACATCCTGCGCCAGGCCGGTGTTCCGCTTGGTAAACGTGATTTCGTCGGCCCAATCTTCTAA
- a CDS encoding peptidase U32 family protein, with protein sequence MRLHANHLELLSPARDTAIAREAILHGADAVYIGGPGFGARHNAGNSLQDLADLVPFAHRYGAKIFVTLNTILHDNELEPARRMIHDLYQVGVDALIVQDMGVLEMDLPPIELHASTQCDIRSVEKAKFLSDVGFSQIVLARELNLNQIRAIHENVDATIEFFIHGALCVAYSGQCNISHAQTGRSANRGDCSQACRLPYTLKDDQGRVVAYEKHLLSMKDNDQSANLAALVDAGVRSFKIEGRYKDMSYVKNITAYYRQLLDELMEQRTDLVRASAGVTSHFFIPSPDKTFHRGSTDYFVNERKIDIGAFDSPKFIGLPVGEVLKVGKEFLDVNVTDTLTNGDGLNVLIKRDIIGFRANTVEKTGKNQYRVWPNEMPDTLKNVRPNHPLNRNLDHNWQQALTKTSSERRIAVDLELGGWQEQLVLTATSEEGVSVSRTLEGQFDVANNPEKAYSNLRDSLAKLGQTLYQARKVDLNLPAALFIPNSQLNQLRREVIDELTEARLQQYQRGTRKAVSVPAPVYPEEHLTFLANVYNHKAREFYQRYGVKLIDAAYEAHEEKGEVPVMITKHCLRFAFNLCPKQAKGSVKSWRATPMQLVHQDEVLTLKFDCKPCEMHVIGKMKNHILKMPLPGSDVVASISPDELLKTMPKRK encoded by the coding sequence ATGCGCCTGCACGCAAATCATCTCGAATTACTCAGCCCCGCCCGTGATACTGCCATCGCCCGCGAAGCCATTTTGCATGGCGCAGATGCGGTTTATATTGGAGGGCCCGGCTTTGGTGCTCGTCATAATGCGGGCAACAGCCTGCAGGATCTTGCAGACCTGGTGCCGTTTGCTCACCGTTATGGCGCGAAAATTTTCGTTACGCTGAACACTATTCTGCATGACAACGAGCTGGAACCGGCGCGCCGCATGATTCACGACCTCTATCAGGTTGGGGTTGATGCGTTAATTGTGCAGGATATGGGCGTGCTGGAGATGGATCTGCCGCCGATTGAATTGCACGCCAGCACCCAGTGCGACATCCGCAGCGTTGAGAAAGCAAAGTTCCTCTCGGATGTGGGCTTCTCGCAAATTGTTCTGGCCCGCGAATTGAACCTCAATCAAATTCGCGCGATTCATGAAAACGTCGACGCCACCATCGAATTCTTTATTCATGGTGCGCTTTGCGTGGCGTATTCCGGGCAATGTAACATTTCTCACGCTCAGACCGGGCGCAGCGCAAACCGTGGTGATTGCTCCCAGGCTTGCCGCTTGCCGTACACGCTCAAAGACGATCAGGGCCGCGTGGTGGCCTATGAAAAACACCTTCTTTCGATGAAAGATAACGATCAGAGTGCCAACCTGGCGGCGCTGGTGGATGCAGGTGTGCGCTCCTTTAAGATTGAAGGGCGCTACAAAGATATGAGCTACGTGAAAAACATCACCGCTTATTATCGCCAGTTGCTGGACGAACTTATGGAACAGCGCACCGATTTGGTTCGCGCGTCTGCGGGCGTCACGTCGCACTTCTTTATTCCGTCGCCGGATAAAACCTTCCACCGCGGCAGTACTGACTATTTTGTTAACGAGCGCAAAATTGACATCGGCGCATTTGATTCCCCGAAATTTATTGGCCTGCCGGTGGGCGAAGTGCTAAAAGTCGGCAAAGAGTTCCTTGATGTGAATGTGACCGACACGCTGACCAATGGCGATGGTCTTAACGTGTTGATTAAACGTGATATCATCGGTTTCCGCGCCAATACCGTTGAGAAAACCGGTAAAAATCAGTACCGCGTCTGGCCAAATGAAATGCCGGATACGCTGAAAAACGTGCGTCCAAACCATCCTCTTAATCGCAACCTCGACCACAACTGGCAGCAGGCGCTGACCAAAACCTCCAGCGAACGTCGCATTGCGGTGGATCTGGAGTTAGGCGGCTGGCAGGAACAACTGGTGCTAACCGCGACCAGCGAAGAGGGCGTCAGCGTCAGCAGAACGCTGGAAGGGCAGTTCGATGTGGCGAACAATCCGGAAAAGGCGTACTCGAACCTGCGCGACAGCCTGGCGAAACTGGGGCAAACCCTATATCAGGCGCGTAAAGTTGACCTCAATTTGCCTGCCGCGCTGTTTATTCCCAACAGCCAGTTAAACCAACTGCGCCGGGAAGTGATTGATGAACTGACCGAAGCACGCCTGCAACAGTATCAGCGTGGCACGCGTAAAGCGGTTTCTGTTCCCGCGCCGGTGTATCCCGAAGAGCATTTGACCTTCCTTGCGAACGTTTACAACCATAAAGCGCGCGAATTTTATCAGCGTTATGGCGTGAAACTGATCGATGCGGCGTATGAAGCGCACGAAGAGAAGGGCGAAGTCCCGGTGATGATCACCAAACACTGCCTGCGTTTTGCCTTTAACTTATGCCCAAAACAGGCAAAAGGGTCGGTGAAAAGCTGGCGTGCAACGCCGATGCAACTGGTGCATCAGGATGAAGTTCTGACGCTGAAATTTGACTGTAAGCCGTGCGAAATGCACGTCATCGGCAAAATGAAAAACCATATCCTGAAGATGCCACTTCCTGGCAGCGATGTGGTGGCGTCCATCAGCCCGGATGAATTGCTCAAGACCATGCCTAAGCGCAAATAA
- a CDS encoding rhodanese-like domain-containing protein → MSYVTDFPPAAPEIAAAHFLQRLSLETDCDDVHTAMKEGDVDFVLLHVVGSPEAFARRHIPGALHLRHRDMSSERMAEWPADTLFVVYCAGPHCNGADRAALKLARLGRPVKMMIGGITGWADEGFSFA, encoded by the coding sequence ATGAGTTACGTTACTGATTTCCCGCCTGCCGCACCTGAAATTGCCGCCGCCCATTTTCTCCAGCGGTTGAGCCTCGAAACGGACTGCGATGATGTGCACACGGCGATGAAAGAAGGGGACGTCGATTTCGTCCTGCTGCATGTCGTTGGCTCGCCTGAAGCCTTTGCGCGTCGCCATATTCCAGGGGCGTTGCATTTGCGCCATCGTGATATGTCATCAGAGCGTATGGCCGAATGGCCTGCGGACACGCTGTTTGTGGTGTATTGTGCGGGGCCACATTGCAATGGTGCAGACCGCGCAGCGCTGAAACTGGCACGCCTGGGGCGCCCGGTAAAAATGATGATAGGCGGAATAACCGGTTGGGCCGATGAAGGATTTAGCTTTGCCTGA
- a CDS encoding multidrug/biocide efflux PACE transporter gives MPSQKRTFSERILHAVGFEVIAIAICAPLAAWIMDKPLFQMGALAIMLSTVAMVWNIIYNAGFDKIFPIGNKRRMPLRVAHALGFEGGFILIGLPLAAWMLDISLLQAFMVEIGFFLFFLPYTVVYNWAYDTLRARWTQCQA, from the coding sequence ATGCCGTCTCAAAAAAGAACATTCTCAGAACGCATCCTGCATGCTGTGGGTTTTGAAGTGATCGCCATTGCCATCTGTGCGCCGCTCGCCGCGTGGATTATGGACAAACCTCTGTTTCAGATGGGAGCGCTGGCGATTATGCTTTCAACCGTCGCGATGGTGTGGAACATCATTTATAACGCCGGTTTTGACAAAATTTTCCCCATCGGGAATAAACGCCGGATGCCGCTGCGCGTAGCTCATGCGCTGGGTTTTGAAGGCGGTTTCATCTTAATTGGCCTGCCGCTGGCCGCCTGGATGCTCGATATTTCCCTGCTGCAGGCGTTTATGGTTGAGATCGGTTTCTTCTTGTTCTTCCTGCCGTACACCGTGGTTTATAACTGGGCGTACGACACACTGCGTGCCCGCTGGACGCAGTGCCAGGCGTAA
- a CDS encoding esterase-like activity of phytase family protein, with amino-acid sequence MKLKPFALLLTALFPLASHAAQPQVDRYVVTFPQGDNVEYKGTYATNFPNGLPVGVGSGLQFIRKDGEALVFATVTDRGPNADSPKSGKKESKIFANPKYTPLLMTIRVAGGKAEATDAHALHDENGPISGLPLPEGLIGATNEIALSDTLQQLSSDKRGLDTEGITPDGKGGYWLCDEYGPFIINIDGNGKILKKYGPQAEQGEQGVAGGLPNIIKWRQANRGFEGITRMPDGRIMAAVQSTLDIDGKSKNTAQFTRLVSFNPETGKTEMYGYPIDVDVYKKAKDAKIGDIVALDNNRLLLIEQGGDKNKVMRNLVYVVDLSQASDLTAFDKEKAPEFDDAGQLNARGIKLAEKKEVVDLRKLGWQQEKAEGMTLIDNQTIAVINDNDFGLQAVLENPDDYEVDGKGHLLRDGKEVATKIALKPLEKPESQNELWVIKLPEALK; translated from the coding sequence ATGAAATTAAAACCTTTTGCGCTGTTGTTGACCGCTTTATTCCCTCTGGCAAGTCATGCGGCACAGCCGCAAGTTGATCGTTACGTTGTCACCTTTCCGCAGGGGGATAATGTGGAATACAAAGGCACCTACGCGACGAATTTCCCGAATGGATTGCCGGTTGGCGTAGGCTCCGGCCTGCAATTTATTCGCAAAGACGGCGAGGCGTTAGTCTTTGCCACGGTGACGGATCGCGGCCCCAATGCAGATTCTCCAAAATCTGGCAAAAAAGAGTCGAAGATTTTTGCTAACCCGAAATACACCCCGCTGTTGATGACTATCCGCGTTGCCGGTGGCAAAGCGGAAGCGACGGACGCCCATGCGCTGCATGACGAAAACGGGCCCATCAGCGGTTTGCCGCTGCCGGAAGGCTTGATTGGCGCAACCAATGAAATCGCTTTAAGCGATACGTTGCAGCAATTGTCGAGTGATAAACGCGGGCTGGATACCGAAGGCATCACGCCAGATGGGAAAGGGGGTTACTGGCTGTGTGACGAATATGGCCCGTTTATTATCAACATCGACGGCAACGGTAAAATCCTCAAAAAATACGGCCCGCAGGCAGAACAAGGCGAGCAGGGCGTGGCGGGTGGTTTACCCAATATCATCAAATGGCGTCAGGCCAACCGTGGCTTCGAAGGTATTACGCGCATGCCGGACGGGCGCATTATGGCTGCGGTACAAAGCACTCTGGATATTGACGGAAAAAGCAAAAACACGGCGCAGTTCACCCGTCTGGTGAGTTTTAACCCTGAAACCGGCAAAACGGAAATGTACGGCTATCCGATTGATGTCGATGTCTACAAGAAAGCCAAAGACGCCAAAATTGGCGACATTGTGGCGCTGGATAACAACCGCCTGTTGTTGATTGAGCAGGGCGGCGATAAAAACAAAGTAATGCGCAACCTGGTCTATGTCGTGGATTTAAGCCAGGCGAGCGACCTGACGGCCTTCGATAAAGAAAAAGCCCCGGAATTTGACGACGCTGGGCAACTAAACGCGCGCGGGATCAAACTGGCCGAGAAAAAAGAGGTGGTAGATCTGCGCAAACTGGGCTGGCAGCAAGAGAAAGCCGAAGGGATGACGCTGATTGATAACCAAACCATCGCGGTAATCAACGACAACGATTTTGGCCTGCAAGCGGTGCTGGAAAACCCGGATGATTATGAAGTGGATGGCAAAGGGCATTTGCTGCGCGACGGCAAAGAAGTGGCAACGAAAATTGCGCTTAAACCGCTGGAAAAACCCGAGTCACAAAATGAGCTTTGGGTGATTAAGTTGCCGGAGGCGTTGAAGTAA
- a CDS encoding RcnB family protein, whose product MSKLNVFVLSAALMAGSLPLAFSAHAADAPVAVPAPTSSSFEITEFHADYKPFKIGDIVPDLYRTKPYQIDAWQIRHLPAPEAGSHWTYMGGNYVLITDAEGKIVRAMKGEIFYGH is encoded by the coding sequence ATGAGTAAATTGAATGTATTTGTTTTATCCGCGGCCCTGATGGCGGGTTCTTTACCCCTGGCCTTTTCCGCTCACGCTGCGGATGCCCCTGTAGCCGTGCCCGCACCAACCAGTTCGTCTTTTGAAATCACTGAATTTCATGCAGATTACAAGCCATTTAAAATTGGCGACATCGTGCCGGATTTATACCGCACCAAACCGTATCAGATTGACGCCTGGCAAATCAGACACCTGCCTGCCCCAGAAGCAGGCAGCCACTGGACGTACATGGGCGGAAACTACGTCTTGATTACCGACGCGGAAGGGAAAATTGTTCGTGCCATGAAAGGCGAGATTTTTTACGGGCACTAA